CGTCGATGCCGGCGAGCGCGTCTTCGTCGATTCGACGACGGTTGTCCTCGGCGTCGCCGCGCCCGGAGCCGCGATACGCTGCGAGATCGGCGACCTGGATGCGGGTCCGGAGTCGTTGCTTCTCGAGAAACCGATCCTCCTTCGTGAATCGTCGGTCGTCTCGGCCGTCGCGCGGGCGCCGGGACGCGAGGAAAGCCTGCCGCTCAGGGCCTCCTTCCGGCGGATCCCGGCGGGCCGTTCGATCACCGTCGCCACGGCCTTCAGTTCACTGTACACGGCCGGCGGGAGCCTCGCCCTCATCGACGGGCTCCGCGGCGCGCGAGATTTCCGCACGGGCCAGTGGCAGGGGTACCATGGCGTCGGGATCGACGCGACGGTCGATCTCGGGAGCGTCCGGCGTCTCGCCGCCGTCTCGATGGGATTCCTGCAGGACGTTGGTGCGTGGATCTTCTTCCCGGCGCGGGTGATTGTTCTCGTGTCGCTCGACGGCGCGACGTTCGTTCCGGCGGGCGAGATCGTGAACGACGCGCCGACGAACGGGGGGGAGCCGACGACCAGGGAGTTCCGCATCGACCTGGAGAAAACCGCGGCGCGGTACGTGCGTCTCGTCGCCGACAACATCGGGTCCTGTCCCGCGGGACATCCGGGGGCGGGGCGCGAGGCGTGGATCTTCGCCGACGAGATAACGATCGAGGAAGCGGAGAACTGACGAGTCGCCCGGTTCGGCGGCGCGGCGGGCGCGAAATCCCGCGCCGCCGGAAGAACGCGAACGGCAAGGAGGTCACATGGTCCGGTTCTCGTATCTCGACTGGTTCTGGCTGTTCGCCTTCGTCGCCTTGATGGTCGGCAGCGGCATCCGCTTCTACCGGCTGGGCAAACGGTCCGAATCGGATTTCTTTCTCGCCGGCCGCGGATTGCCGTGGTGGCTGCCAGCCTCCTCGGTCTACGCCACGCACACGGCGACCGACACCCCGATGTGGGTGTCGGGCGTCGTCTACCGGTTCGGTCTCACGGGACTCTGGTACTCCTTCTACGCCGCGTGGTGCGCGATCAGCGCATTCGTCTCCACGAAGATCTTCCGGCGTTCGCTGGCCTACACGCAGGCCGAGTGGCAATCGCAGCGGTTCGGCGGGCTCAGCGGCGAGCTGCTTCGCGGGTGGGTGGCCGGCTGGCAGGTCTTTCTCAACATGTTCATCCTCGGCTGGGTCGGCATCGCGATGGGGAAGGTCTGCGCATTCGCCTTCGGGTGGCCGCCATGGGTCGGTCTCGTCGTCTTCTCGGTCGTGTGCGCCTTCTACGTCCTCGCCGCGGGGTACTGGGGGGTCGTCATGGCCGATTTCCAGCAGGGGGTGATCGCGTTCATCGTGATCGTGATCGTCTCCCTGTGGGGCGTGCATGCGGCAGGCGGGCCGTCCGGGATCGTCTCGCGCCTGCACGAGCTGGGTGAAGCGGGCAAACTGAATCCCTTCGATTTCACGGGCTTCTTCGCCGGCGATTTCCCCGTCGCATGGTTCCTCACGATGCTCGTCATAGGCATTCTCGGCGGCCTTGGAATGGGAACGGCGATCGACTGGTTCCCCGAGGCGCAGCGGATCCAGTCGGCGCGCACCGTGCGCGACGCCTCGTGGAGCATCTGGGCGGGGTCGGCCCTCGTCATCGTCCGGAACTCGATCTGGGCGGTGGCGATCCTCGGCTTCTTCGTGCTCCACCCCGACCTCACCGAGGTGAAGGATTTCGAGATGGCCTGGTTCCGGATCGGATTCGAGAACCTTCCCGCCGGAATGCTCGGCTTCTTCTTCGCGGCGATCGTGGCGATACACATCTCGACGATCTCGACGCACCTCAATCTCGGCGCCGTCTACATCACCCGCGACCTCTATCACCACTACATCGATCCGAAGGCGAGCCAGTCGCGGCTCGTCGCGGTCGGCCGCATCGGAACGCTCCTGCTGCTCCTGGGTTCGTTCGTCTTCGGCTCCATCATGGAGAACATCACCGAGTGGCTGATCTTCGCCCTCTGGATCATGGCCGCGGGCGTCTGGCTCCCGGGGATCCTGCAGGTCGTCTGGTGGCGGTTCAACGGGTGGGGATATCTCTCCGCGTGGGTCGTCAATCTCGTCTTCTCCTGGCTCGTCGTCTGGGTGCTTCCCGCATTCGGCGTGATTCCGCACCTGCGCGACTACCAGCAGTTCTGGATGCTGATGATGCTCGGGGCGCTCGTCTTCATCCCCGTGACCTTCCTCACGCCGCCCGAGAAGATGGATCGCCTCGTCAGGTTCTACGTGATGAGCCGGCCCGTCGGGTGCTGGGGACCGGTCCGGCGCGAGGCGGAGCGGCGCGGTCTCATCGAAAGGAGGGC
The Candidatus Krumholzibacteriota bacterium DNA segment above includes these coding regions:
- a CDS encoding sodium:solute symporter, with the protein product MVRFSYLDWFWLFAFVALMVGSGIRFYRLGKRSESDFFLAGRGLPWWLPASSVYATHTATDTPMWVSGVVYRFGLTGLWYSFYAAWCAISAFVSTKIFRRSLAYTQAEWQSQRFGGLSGELLRGWVAGWQVFLNMFILGWVGIAMGKVCAFAFGWPPWVGLVVFSVVCAFYVLAAGYWGVVMADFQQGVIAFIVIVIVSLWGVHAAGGPSGIVSRLHELGEAGKLNPFDFTGFFAGDFPVAWFLTMLVIGILGGLGMGTAIDWFPEAQRIQSARTVRDASWSIWAGSALVIVRNSIWAVAILGFFVLHPDLTEVKDFEMAWFRIGFENLPAGMLGFFFAAIVAIHISTISTHLNLGAVYITRDLYHHYIDPKASQSRLVAVGRIGTLLLLLGSFVFGSIMENITEWLIFALWIMAAGVWLPGILQVVWWRFNGWGYLSAWVVNLVFSWLVVWVLPAFGVIPHLRDYQQFWMLMMLGALVFIPVTFLTPPEKMDRLVRFYVMSRPVGCWGPVRREAERRGLIERRAS